A part of Bosea sp. (in: a-proteobacteria) genomic DNA contains:
- a CDS encoding DMT family transporter, whose product MPARSIAAARPGAGRALAALLIGATAIGFSAIFVRFSDVGPSALGFWRMAFALPFLAAWALRDRSGKRAARTAGMPTHALPWAAVTLAGLAFALDVYLFHVAVGLTTIAKASLLGNAAPIMLAAIGILFLGDKPSRMVLGALALSCVGMALLIKPDNLAGGVLLGDLAGMGAAFSYALYLIAIQRARRTGSSAWISLTSSAICAVACLAVALLLGETILPQSLHGWLAVIALGVISHALGQGLITVGLGGVSPSLAAVVLIYPAMVSTLAAFAVFGEAPTALQSLGGALILAALVMARRG is encoded by the coding sequence ATGCCGGCCCGCAGCATCGCCGCCGCGCGGCCAGGCGCAGGCCGCGCGCTGGCGGCGCTGCTGATCGGCGCCACGGCCATCGGCTTTTCGGCGATCTTCGTGCGCTTTTCCGATGTGGGACCCTCCGCGCTCGGCTTCTGGCGCATGGCCTTCGCCCTGCCTTTCCTCGCGGCCTGGGCCCTGCGCGATCGCTCCGGCAAGCGGGCGGCACGGACGGCAGGAATGCCGACGCACGCGCTCCCCTGGGCGGCGGTCACGCTTGCTGGCCTCGCCTTTGCGCTCGATGTCTACCTGTTCCATGTCGCGGTGGGACTCACCACCATCGCCAAGGCATCGCTGCTGGGCAACGCGGCCCCGATCATGCTGGCCGCGATCGGCATCCTTTTCCTGGGCGACAAGCCAAGCCGCATGGTGCTGGGCGCGCTGGCGCTCTCCTGCGTGGGGATGGCGCTGCTGATCAAGCCGGACAATCTGGCGGGCGGCGTGCTTCTGGGCGACCTGGCAGGTATGGGCGCGGCATTCTCCTATGCTCTCTATCTCATCGCGATACAGCGCGCCCGGCGGACGGGCTCCTCGGCCTGGATCAGCCTCACCTCATCAGCCATCTGCGCGGTGGCGTGCCTCGCCGTGGCCTTGCTGCTGGGGGAAACCATCCTGCCGCAGAGCCTTCACGGCTGGCTGGCCGTCATCGCGCTCGGCGTCATCTCCCACGCGCTGGGTCAGGGCCTGATCACGGTGGGCCTTGGCGGGGTCAGCCCCTCGCTGGCGGCCGTGGTGCTGATCTATCCGGCCATGGTCTCGACGCTCGCCGCCTTCGCGGTGTTTGGCGAGGCGCCCACGGCGCTGCAGAGCCTCGGCGGCGCGCTTATCCTCGCCGCTCTCGTGATGGCGCGGAGGGGCTGA